The Mycoplasmopsis equigenitalium genome contains a region encoding:
- the holA gene encoding DNA polymerase III subunit delta, whose protein sequence is MYVIYGEEKYLIEQKIQDIINQYLKKFDELDIDISKLGENTTEEDFLFEIQNDSLIFSQRIIVCDNLAFLLKNSKNKNITTQIIDALNRRKNMDFIFKFNTDKLDETNPIIQYLLKNSNVTVIKKLNERQLGFWIEKYVTSKNATISEKNIDTIIECLPHELLVISKELDKLISRNPKIEINPELDFPVYISNKPFAIQDHLQSKNLAGLLEECRKNLEIDGDTSRLIKVFSNFFTLASQYYCFLKAGFSDAAIQQITQINPHRLTFAKRTISTYGISRINNIIIELGKIEINSRTTSINRERWFDYFITKLIDIVSK, encoded by the coding sequence ATGTATGTAATTTATGGCGAAGAAAAATATCTTATAGAACAAAAAATTCAGGACATCATTAACCAATATTTAAAGAAATTCGATGAACTAGATATCGATATCTCAAAACTTGGCGAAAACACTACTGAAGAAGATTTTTTATTCGAAATTCAAAACGACTCACTAATTTTTTCACAACGTATTATTGTTTGCGATAACCTTGCATTTCTACTTAAAAATTCTAAAAATAAAAATATAACAACACAAATTATTGATGCGCTTAATCGTCGTAAAAATATGGATTTCATTTTCAAATTTAATACTGATAAACTTGATGAAACAAATCCTATCATTCAATATTTATTAAAAAACTCAAATGTAACAGTAATCAAAAAACTAAATGAACGCCAGTTGGGTTTTTGAATTGAAAAATATGTAACATCAAAAAATGCAACTATTAGCGAAAAAAACATTGACACAATTATTGAATGTTTGCCACACGAACTACTAGTTATTTCAAAAGAATTAGATAAACTTATTAGTCGTAATCCAAAAATAGAAATTAACCCCGAGCTTGATTTCCCAGTTTATATTAGTAACAAGCCGTTTGCAATCCAAGACCACTTACAAAGCAAAAACCTTGCCGGACTTTTAGAAGAATGTCGTAAAAATCTCGAAATTGATGGAGATACCTCACGACTAATCAAAGTGTTCTCTAACTTTTTTACTTTAGCAAGCCAATATTATTGTTTTTTAAAAGCAGGTTTTAGTGATGCGGCAATTCAACAAATAACACAAATTAACCCTCATCGTCTTACTTTTGCAAAACGCACCATTAGTACATACGGTATTAGCCGAATTAATAACATTATTATCGAACTTGGTAAAATTGAAATAAATTCAAGAACAACAAGCATCAACAGAGAAAGGTGGTTTGACTATTTCATCACAAAACTTATTGATATAGTTAGCAAATAA